Below is a window of Macadamia integrifolia cultivar HAES 741 chromosome 8, SCU_Mint_v3, whole genome shotgun sequence DNA.
ATATTTATGAGGACCTTCACCATATTTAATATGTAATATACGAGAAAACCATCTTTTGAAACGCGGAACTGTATTTGGGCTAAAGATAAGGACTGATTTTTGCCTATTGATTGACTGGCCATTGAAACGCGGAACTGTATTTTTGCCAATTGATCGGTTTTTATttagttaatatatatatttttttaataataaaaaaaagggaaaaagaaagttgaCAAGAACCgttgattaatttaaaaaaGATCAAAACGAATAATCCAAGGGATATGTTTccataaatattattattattgataccTAAGAGCGGCAATTAATTTGGTGGGAATGGATGGGTTGAGCTAGGTTGTTTCCGGCTTTAAGCCTGGCCCaagcctttttattttattttctgttgaaaataaaaaacttcaaAACTGTTGGGCCCAAGCCTTATTAGTTATAAAACCATGAAAATAGCGCAAAcctaaatagtttttttttttttttactggaaGGAGGGTGGATGAagaatattttaattaaaaaaaatatttcacccattaatcaaaaaataaaactaaaatagaaaggTGTCTACATCGTCCTGTACAAAACAACATACAATTTTAAAGAGTGGGTTTCACCGCAGCCCAATATGCAACACACATaaccatggttttagccttttaaGTATTATTGTCGGAATGGTCATATTATATTGATATTGGTTGAGATTGATTTTGTTACTTGATCCATCTGAGATTGGATATTGATTacagaataaagataaaattgtaaaataatatttttctttaaattgaaAAGTAGAGATAAAATTGATCTATCCAAAGTTGAACTGATGGGATGATCTTGATGTAACCCCCTCTCTCCTCATCTCACTACCCTAATGTATGTGGCTGCCTCAGAAATTTGGTGCCTTTCTTAAAGTGGGATGTGAATGAGGCAAATTTTCATGGATTGATTCTCCCTTCACCAAAAAGAGAGACTCTCTTGAGTCACAGCACCTGATGCGTTGGATTGGATTGGGGAATGGTACTTCTGACCACACACAATAGATAGTGGGGAATTTAACCATGaaaaacctttaaaaaaaaaaaaaatctttaaattaaatTCAATCATAAGATCacatggatgaagagattctctcatCACATTTGGAGGCAAATAACTTTCTGAATGTCCGGTTTAGTATGTCACACGTGAACCGTGATACCAACATATAATCTAGGTTGGTCAAAGCCGGCTGGGCCAACAAGGTTGAAGAAAACCAGATTAGATGTTGAACCGCTCcagttccctttttttttttgggttccatGCTTCTGCAAGAGCCAAGAAGGCGAGGTTTGAAATGATCTAAAGGAACCAGTTAAACTTATAAACGGATTCAATAAGAAATCTTCGCTCAGCAGCTCAGGAGTCAAGATCTTTAATTAAACTTTCAAAAGGAAACCGtcaaaaagaaaacagaaaagacaGAAGAGAAAAGCTGAAGAAGCTTTTGATTCAGAGACTCAAACTTTCCAGTTCGAGAAATGAGGGAGGCCTGAGCAAGTGAGTCGGGGACGATCTGTCAAATGTAGATTCTAGACCATATGTTGATTCAGTACGAATTGAGGGGTCAAATCAATTGTTGAAGACGTATGGAGCTCTCTGTCTTTGTCTCCCTTCCACCCTctcagagagagggagagacagACAAACTATTGACACCGGGTCTGGATCGACCACCGGTCCACCACCACCAGTGCTTTTCTGTTGAAATGTCTACGATGACTTGGTCCTCGAAGTCAGGGTTCCACCATGAACCTCCTCAGAGTCCTTCGCAGGAACAGACCGGAGGTTCCTATCTGACATAATCGACAATACATCATAAACcaatgggaaaaaagaaaaaaagaaaaaatatcagCATTAACTTACCCTAACTTATTAATGAGAACAAGAATGATTGAAAGTATGGCTATTAATTATAATGCTATATGCAACATATGAGATCAAGATGGTCCCTTCTTATATCTTGTTGAGCCGCCATTAATAGAAGATGCTTCTTAGTTACTTGAAAGAAAACGTTGCAGGTTGCATTCTTTGAATCAAAGAATCTATTGTATTGTCAAGGTTTTACTGTTCTTGATATTGCAAGCAATAGTGAAATCTCGGATACCTATTACTTCTGAAGGAAAGATCAGATGACATGAAAATAGATAGAGCCTAGCTATAAAAACACATCACCATTTAACAAGTGTTGCATCCTTAAAATATGTGTTAATTTGTGTGAATCTTCCATGACTTCTAAAACCCACTCAACAATAATATGGAGTCTTCTATTAAAAGATTAAAACATCATTAGTCAGCCATGTGGTTTTGTTTGAAGCTTCCATATCTCAAGAGAGTAAGAGCCTAAGATCCCTAACATTAGATTTTAcataaaattaattcttaagTCATCCATTTTCTTATTAGGGAGTTGAGTAAATTTCATCTTTCAAAGTTAGCCATTAAGGAAAGGATTCTATCTAAGTCTGTAGCAAGtggtatcaaaatcaagatatgGAACTTGGTGTGCATTAATCCTTAAGTCATCCATTTTCTTATCAAGGAGTTGAGGAAAATTCATCCTTCAAAGTTAGCCATCAAGGAGAGGGTTCTATCTAAGTCCgtaacaagtggtatcaaaatcaagatgcgGGAACCTGGTGTGCATCCCAAGATGAAGTCGAAAATGAAGTCTGAGGAGATCTTGGGTACTCCTTCGTAGAGGGGAGACAGAAAAGAACTCGGTTACCCCCACATGGAGATAAGACTGTTGGGGTTCTCAGTTACTTGGCACCCTCTCCTTAATGGCTGATGAGTTCTACCCAAGTCATCCTGAGACACACACAGACCCATTACCCCAAGATCAAGATAAGAGAAGCACATTGTCAATGAATACCCATGCTTCTCCATTGATTCCTCAGGaatataaaaagaaatgaaaaagaagaaaggaaataatCCTACTTCTTGCAGTAAAGTTAGGAGTTCTCTGATCCTTTATTGAGCTTGACATCATAATTCTCCCACAAGGGCTCCTCCTCAGCCATCATATACCGAAAGCAGCTATCATGCACTGCAGTACGTGCATTAGAGTTAGAAGGAGAAGGAGCTTCACTAGGTAGATGAAGATGATTATGGAAGGAAGCAGCCCTGGTTCTTGAATTCTCTTTGCGTCTCTTGACGTTCTTGTTGTTGTTTATGGTGCAATCATTCAGTGCCTCGCTTCCATTTTCATTCTGGTTTTCGCTATTGTCGTGGGTCGTCGCCACAAGTTCCTCAGGAGGCGATGAAGCAGCATTGGGTTCTCTTCGACCAGTAAATTTGTGCAAGGCTTCCATTAAGGCAGCGTCTCGAGCTTCAACCCAAGCTCGCTCGTGAGCCCAAAATTTGTATTCTCTGGCTAAACGGGTAGTCTCTTCCTTCCTCCATGCTTCCTCTCTAGACATCCTCTCTTGTTCTTTGCTTTCAAGAGTCTTCAACATCTTTTCCAACCAGGCCTCTTGTGTAACCACTAGCTTCCTCATCTGTGAGTCCACGAAATCTCTTATCTTCGCTTTCCAACTCTTGCGCCGACCCTTCTTATGACTCAGGTCGTTTTCTTCCGACGATGAAGTGTCAAAATCAGAAGAATTAGAAAGGCTGAGGCTGCTCTCACAGTGCTTCTGCTGTGATTGGGAGGCTCTTTGTACTAGTTGATTCGGTAATTGTGGGTTGCTGTCATTGGTTGTGGGTTGAAATTGAAAGCTATGCTGCTCCTCGGTGAAGTGGGTTTGGTGGGTCTGTGAGGCTGacagtggaggaggaggaggaggaggaggaggagtggTGGTTGTTGTTtctctatctcctcctccatagAGAGCTTCAAGTTGACGAAAGAACCTGTAGTGCTTACCATCTTGCCTCCCAGCTTTACTCTCCTTGGTCTTCTTGTAGTACTTG
It encodes the following:
- the LOC122086244 gene encoding trihelix transcription factor PTL-like, which translates into the protein MEMGEQYGLPDLRQLMGRRTLFPAVPQAAAEQLHSNRDLTTGQHYEMMMGVGVGRTQVGEAAMLPLAVPVVDFHHHPDHHSTSPSAAASASASAISCGLEKEACIGGGDGGNGRWPRQETLTLLEIRSRLDPKFKEANQKGPLWDEVSRIMGEEHGYQRSGKKCREKFENLYKYYKKTKESKAGRQDGKHYRFFRQLEALYGGGDRETTTTTPPPPPPPPPLSASQTHQTHFTEEQHSFQFQPTTNDSNPQLPNQLVQRASQSQQKHCESSLSLSNSSDFDTSSSEENDLSHKKGRRKSWKAKIRDFVDSQMRKLVVTQEAWLEKMLKTLESKEQERMSREEAWRKEETTRLAREYKFWAHERAWVEARDAALMEALHKFTGRREPNAASSPPEELVATTHDNSENQNENGSEALNDCTINNNKNVKRRKENSRTRAASFHNHLHLPSEAPSPSNSNARTAVHDSCFRYMMAEEEPLWENYDVKLNKGSENS